The genomic stretch ATTCCTTTGGTCCATCAAAAATGGAACCGCTACACCCTCTCCCCCAGGCGAGATTGATCAAagctttggcaagtgcttggccaacgagctctgTACCCTGGCCAACGGCTTTCCAATCCttgctctgcctatcactatgcaacgttgcgccaacgttggaAGGCTGAAaagtcgttggccaactgtcatccgacaTTTTGCCAACCATCGGCCATATGCTTGCTTGGGATGACTGAAAGGTCGCTGGGCAATCTTCCCAAGTGGGGTGTGCTGCCGATGCAAAATCATTATCAACATTATTTAATACACAATCGATATCGGTTAAAGATGACATGTTGATTTGGCAAGCTTACAAGTTCAAATATTGAAGTTAAATTTCTGCATTATATTCCCTACCGATAAATGTCATTGATCACATATTTCCTGTGTACACACAGGTGCACGCATAGAAAACACTGGTTTGGGtagcaaaaaccttcacaagtttGCGCTGAAGGTTCCCCCACTGCAAGCTCTGAAGAGTATTTTCTTTAttatgttttgctgattttATGAACAGGTAGCCAAAAATACATGGCTGAAGGTTTATAGTTAAAAAATGCAATTGCAAATACAATGAGACATAGAAATATGTCTCAAATATTGTTGGCTGTGTGACCAGCAGCCACCTTGCAGAGTTTGCAAAAAAATGGGTGGAGCTATAGGCACTGCTCTGATCATGTTTTTAAACAGTGCTCTCATAGAGCTAGCTAAATACTACTAATAAAAAGTGAGTCGCTGATGCCATCATGCTTGTTTGTTGCTCACTTGAGATTACTCTGATAGGCCTGGATTCTGTACATGGTTCCGGAAAACTGACAATTCTTGCAAAAACTAAAAACTCAAATAAGCAGCTCCCCCCATTTCTGTCAAACGAAAGCTCGGAACTGTAAATATACAATAtgtaaaaacaaaaagaaaaaccatGTGCCCGACAAAGCTTTAAAAAAACCAGGCTTCGTAATTTCCGGGACAAGAGTCTACTTTGCCAGCAGCTGCAAACACAAATGTCGGAATACAGCTCAAGATATGAAACCACAAAATGGTCAAAAAGAGGATCACAGTCTTTattattggaaaaaaaaaaaaaaaaaaaatcttgcatCCGTCAATACACACTTGCATCACCAAACAACTCTCAGCACAACTTGGTACAATATTACAAAAACGTCCTTTTTTAACTTAAGTTCTTGTTTCGATGTTGGCAAGCTTGTTGCCAGCAAGATTAAAAAATGTGTTATTGCGGCATCAATGCAGAAAAATTTCTTGACGCAAATGTAGCCATTTGCACAATCCTAAGATAAGCCAATTTTTGTAAAGACACGCGCAACTCTATGGAGTACGCAGAGATAAAAATGTGTCATAAAACCCTAAAATATCCCATTTTAGGAAAAATGCGTTGATTCAAAAAACTCCAGATGGCATTAGCCAAGAAAGAAGCCAATGAAAAGAAAGGCCAACTATTGAGAGCATTGTTGGCATCAAATTCTCTTTGGTTGTGACGTCAACGTGCCCTCCGTCTGGCTGTAGGTTGCCTTGCGAACTTCTTCTATGGCTTTGCACCAGGCTAGAGCGTAGCCCTCTGGATCTTCCAGGTAGTATGTACGACTGGGCTGAAAGACACTTATTTTCTTGCAATTTTCctaagcagaaaaaaaaagagcatacCGTGTGCACAAAGAAAGTTTTGAAGTTCTTGGGTTCTGGCCTGAGATTTGCGGACCAAGGAATTTCTCCCTTGAGTACCATGTTGGCTGGGTCCACGTAGTAAAGATGTGGCCCTGTTGTCAGCAACAGCATGCGTCGTCTCGCAAACAGACCCTGAGAGAGAAAACCAAAGCTCATGTTTACAAATCAAAGGCTTTGGAATTAGCAAAGAATGAGTTACTGACTGCCATGTACTTTAGAACACATTTAGCCAGCGAGGGAAAAACAAGTTAATCATAGTCCACCAAGAAGTAACTAATACACACGGCACATTGACTGACATTCCAAGCAACTGATATTTGCCCCGAATGTCATTTGGAAAAATATTATGAAGCTATatttttaattctttttctcAAAACAAGTTATTAAATTTGCGATAAACAACTTTCCATTCATGTTTAGTTTTGCCTAATGGTTTATCATTGGTTTCACTGTGCAACACGGGTGTAAGTTACTCCGCACAAATAGGAACCTCCAATGTGCTGGACTACACTTAATTAAAGCCCTCTTGAGACCACATAAACCATGGTGAACCTCCTCATTCTAACCAAGGATGAGAGAGTAGTGGAGGAAAAATTGTCATTTCAAAACATCTCACCTTTCGTTTGTCCACCAGTCCCTGTTTCAAGATGAGATTTCCCTCGACAAACTTGTGGTAAGGATTCGTCTCCGTCTGTTTTTTCATGCGCGCTGCATGCTCATCCGCCGTGATGTCCAGAATGTGTTGGTGCGACCTCGAAATGCGATGAGGTGACGTTGATTTTGTGGCGTCATCTTCTAAGAGTGCCAGTCCTAAGATGCGGGTCATCTGTTTGTCATCCAAGCCAGGTTCCAGGTCGTCAGGTACCTATGGCAGTATGGCATTTTCAAAAACTTTCATTTCAAGGGCATTTCTTACAACCAACCTGATACTGGGAACGCAATTCTTCGTTGCTCGAAGTGCCCGGCAAGAAGGGCGTCATCTTGGGAGGCTCCGTTTCCGGTAACCTCTCCCACGGTACGCCGGCAAAAAACTCGTGTTCCTTAAGCGTAACGTAGCCCCCATTTGCACCCAGCCGTTCATTCGGGTCAATTACCTGCCAGAAACATATCCCATCTTTTGTTACCAAGTAACGCGAGAGAGCCACTTACGAGAAGTTTCTGTACAAACTCTTTCGCGACTGGATTGAAACCATCCGGAAATTTGTATTCCAATTTCATAATCTTTTGGAACGTTAAATACTCGTTactgaaagagagagagaaattaaTGCCTCTTAAAGGAATGTCAAAAATATGCTTACGGTCCTCTGAAAGGTGGCAG from Ornithodoros turicata isolate Travis chromosome 4, ASM3712646v1, whole genome shotgun sequence encodes the following:
- the LOC135392206 gene encoding 3-phosphoinositide-dependent protein kinase 1-like, with the translated sequence MSTTPNKGGLTGASSMVKSSTDMLTSTTTNSVVAGHSTPPKLTPKDFIFGKLIGEGSYSMVYLAKEMRTNKEYAVKVCYKNHILRERKQKAIMREKQILRILSSRPHPFFIRLHSTFHDSEKLYFVVSYAKHGELLPHIVKYGSFDVDVTRFYSAEIVSALEHLHSLGIVHRDLKPENILLNDKWHIQITDFGSAKIISREVSDEIDIGEMELNGHNSFVGTAQYVSPEMLSDKSCSPSTDLWALGCIVYQMISGLPPFRGPNEYLTFQKIMKLEYKFPDGFNPVAKEFVQKLLVIDPNERLGANGGYVTLKEHEFFAGVPWERLPETEPPKMTPFLPGTSSNEELRSQYQVPDDLEPGLDDKQMTRILGLALLEDDATKSTSPHRISRSHQHILDITADEHAARMKKQTETNPYHKFVEGNLILKQGLVDKRKGLFARRRMLLLTTGPHLYYVDPANMVLKGEIPWSANLRPEPKNFKTFFVHTPSRTYYLEDPEGYALAWCKAIEEVRKATYSQTEGTLTSQPKRI